The stretch of DNA GTAATTTGGATTCATTTTGATAATCTTTCAAATATTTTGCATATCTATTAAAAAAGGTTAATAAATTAGAATGCCCTAATCTTTTAGCTATATCATGCGGGTTATCACCTGCAAGAATACTTAAAATTGCATGTGTGTGTCTTAATTGTCTGATTTCTCTATACCTAATCCCTAATTTATTTAACATAGGTTTCCAGTAAACTTTATTTATATTAGCAGTTTTTGTAAAAGGCTTGTTGTAACGATTTAAAAATACAAATTCACTTTTTAAAAAAGTATTAGTTTTATGTTTTTTTAAAATTTCTACCAAAATATCAGGTAAGTTAATTACTCTTTTACTTTCAACTGTTTTTGTTGTCTCCTTTATTTCGCCTTTTACAATGACACTTTTAACTGTATAAGTATTATCGTTAAAATCTATATTTTCCCATTTCATCCCTAATACTTCGCTAACACGCATACCAGTAAATACCATTGTTGCAATTAAAGGATATGTTTCAGGATATTTATTTTTTGAGTATTCTAAAAACCTTAAAACTTCTTCCCTATTAAATGGGTCTATATCGACTTTTTCCTGTCTAATGTTTTTTATTTTTAACATAATATTATCATTAACCAATTCTTCTTCGTACATACTGTTAAAAATTAAACGGATAGGTGTTAAAATATTATTAATTGATTTTGATTTTAGCCCTTTAGCTTTCAAATCAATTATAAATTCTTCAATTTCCTTTTTTTTAATATCATCAACTTTTTTAAAATAAAAACCTGTAAGTTTAATTTTATTAATTCCGTATTCATATTGCTTTAATGTACTTTTCGATATTAAGCTAGCTTCATATTTTTTTAATTGTGTGTTGTACCATTTATTGGCGTACTCACTAAATAAATATTCTTTTTTTCTACTTATACCAAATAATTCCAACTTTTTACTTTCAGGAAAATACTCCACATAATCTAAAGTATCTAACAAAATCTTTTGCTCTATTTCACTTGCTAAACGTTCAGCAAATCGCCAATTTTGTTTCGTATTGTCAATTCCGAGATATTCCCTGCATCGAACATTTTTGTAATAAAAATCTAATAAAAGCTTTCCTTTATCTGTTCTAACTTTTACAGTTTTTCTCAATTTTCAACCTTTATATTTTCTTAAAATAGTATCAAAATTTCGCAATCTTATCAATTCTATTTATAATATCCTTTTTAAATAAAACTTTAGATTTTTTTGCTTTACCTAACTTGATATAATCTCTACCCGGTTTAAATTTACCGTCCACCATCCACTTTCTTAAAGTGCAAACCTTCAAATGTAAAATTAGAGATAATTCTTCATAACTTAAATAGTCGATATTTTCGCTAATATTATTCATGTTACCTCCTTACGAAATTTACTTGTAAAGTATATATAACATGAATTTTAATTTTTTTTAAAAAAAAAAGTAATTTTTATTAATTTTTATCAAATTATCCTACTAATAATTACTAGCTTTAACCATTGTCTTATTATATTGAGCACTTCTTATATCAGCATTTTTTAATATTATTCCAATATGTGATTTTTTAAAATCATAATCATAGCTATGAGTATGAAGTATTGCATTGATAATTCTCATAACCTTTAGTCTATCATTAATCCTTGATGCACAATAATTAAGGATATTTACAGATGCTTGCTTATGTCCATTAATAAGCATTACGTCATCCAAGCATTTTCCAATATCATGAAATAATGAAGCAGTAATAAAAATATCCCTATCTTCGGCAGTTAAATTTAACATTTCTATATCAAAAAGGCCATATTTCATAACCTCATAACTATGTAAGAATAAGCCAAATTTTCTAAAATGATGATTATTTGGATTAATAGACGCGCCAATATAAAAAAACTTATTTATAATACTATGAGACAAAAAAAGGTTTCTTATAATATATCTACAATATAAGTCGTTTATACTTAGCAATATATTTATAAATTCATCATATTTTTCTTGGTATGGCCATACTGCAGAGTAAACATTTATAGCAGTTTCATAATTTATATTTGATAATTTTTGCAGTTCAATAATTTTTAAACTTCTTTCATCAATTACTTCAGCCGTAACTTTTACTATATCATTTTTTCTAATATTACTAGCAATAGTTAAATCAGCCAATCCATTTATGGCACCTTCTTTATTATTCAAAAAAAGGTGACAATTCCTATCGTTAAATTCAATTAATTTTACTTTGAAAATACAATCAACCATTTCAATACCTCCGCTTACAAATATTAAAAAGACAAAATTAAAGCTTACATTTTTGCCTATTCTTTACAACCACAACTTGTCGTATATCCGACATTAATATAATAGTCGCTTTACCGACAATGTCAACAATTTTTTTATTGAAATAAATTTTTTGAAGAGTATAATATAATTATGCAGTTCAAAATTAAACCAGAATATTTAGAACAAATAAGGAAAAACCATAATTCAGTTTCATTAAGAAAAGTTATGAGTGCTGATGCCGCTCAAAAAATTCTTAATGGTGAAGGTAATATTAGTATGAAAAATTTTTACAAGCTCTGTAAATTGATGGACTGGCAATTTCCTGATATATTTGAAGTAGGTGAAGAATAATATTTACCTATAGTGTTGGTCCAAAAACATTACCTGAATTATCAGCAAGTTCATTTGCCATTAAAATTTCCTTTTGAAAATCATTCTTAGGTACGAATTTTATATTATTTTTCTTAGCATAACTCACTAAATGCTTGATAAATTCTTTGTCATCAGAGTTAGTTGAAATACCTTTCCATTTTAATTTTTTTGCCAATTTTATAGCTATTACGGCTTGTGTTTGAGCTGTACCGCCTTGAATCAATGCAGAATTTTCATTAATCATGCTTATTTTCACTCCAAAATCTACATCAATTACTTTGCC from Deferrivibrio essentukiensis encodes:
- a CDS encoding site-specific integrase encodes the protein MRKTVKVRTDKGKLLLDFYYKNVRCREYLGIDNTKQNWRFAERLASEIEQKILLDTLDYVEYFPESKKLELFGISRKKEYLFSEYANKWYNTQLKKYEASLISKSTLKQYEYGINKIKLTGFYFKKVDDIKKKEIEEFIIDLKAKGLKSKSINNILTPIRLIFNSMYEEELVNDNIMLKIKNIRQEKVDIDPFNREEVLRFLEYSKNKYPETYPLIATMVFTGMRVSEVLGMKWENIDFNDNTYTVKSVIVKGEIKETTKTVESKRVINLPDILVEILKKHKTNTFLKSEFVFLNRYNKPFTKTANINKVYWKPMLNKLGIRYREIRQLRHTHAILSILAGDNPHDIAKRLGHSNLLTFFNRYAKYLKDYQNESKLQNYIFAEYCQNLNIKNSK
- a CDS encoding HD domain-containing protein; this translates as MVDCIFKVKLIEFNDRNCHLFLNNKEGAINGLADLTIASNIRKNDIVKVTAEVIDERSLKIIELQKLSNINYETAINVYSAVWPYQEKYDEFINILLSINDLYCRYIIRNLFLSHSIINKFFYIGASINPNNHHFRKFGLFLHSYEVMKYGLFDIEMLNLTAEDRDIFITASLFHDIGKCLDDVMLINGHKQASVNILNYCASRINDRLKVMRIINAILHTHSYDYDFKKSHIGIILKNADIRSAQYNKTMVKASNY